A single window of Gossypium arboreum isolate Shixiya-1 chromosome 13, ASM2569848v2, whole genome shotgun sequence DNA harbors:
- the LOC108463167 gene encoding uncharacterized protein LOC108463167, with amino-acid sequence MAGYGYAYRGGYTTYDGGVAPRGGTDGWNKTSYSSDHTCQPVFIDAEGRRKPITSYTGPHGSTEYYVTKTEIVEVPYMAEYKQRAPVRVEVVRDYGEGKLITRPLSPGKWRESSSPVRYHTEEKWNKPSSPVQYDVKEKWNKPSSPVRYRVEEKWNKPSSPVQYDVEEKWNKPSSPVRYRVEEKWNRPSSPVRYHAEEKWTNRPSSPVKEHPQQVMDFISKVQTQASRPNKFGPLSATYWPQTPATTTTTVGGPWNNQSHGGGWSKGHEANLSQPTNNINTAVEYLKEAVKPPASRFNGYPNTIDSREAERKYGGLAVGTSPIGSYGRTIDSREAARKYGGTAV; translated from the coding sequence ATGGCTGGCTATGGTTATGCATACAGAGGTGGCTACACGACCTACGACGGCGGCGTTGCTCCACGAGGTGGCACCGATGGGTGGAACAAAACAAGCTATAGTTCAGATCATACGTGTCAGCCTGTGTTCATTGATGCAGAAGGGAGGCGGAAGCCGATCACGTCTTACACTGGTCCGCACGGTAGCACCGAGTATTACGTTACAAAAACCGAGATAGTCGAGGTTCCATATATGGCCGAATACAAGCAAAGGGCTCCTGTAAGAGTTGAGGTGGTGAGGGACTATGGTGAGGGTAAGCTGATTACTAGGCCCTTAAGTCCCGGGAAATGGCGGGAGAGTTCAAGTCCTGTTCGGTATCATACTGAAGAGAAATGGAATAAGCCTTCTAGCCCCGTTCAGTATGACGTCAAAGAGAAATGGAATAAGCCATCGAGTCCTGTTCGGTATCGTGTTGAAGAGAAATGGAATAAGCCTTCTAGCCCCGTTCAGTATGACGTCGAAGAGAAATGGAATAAGCCATCGAGTCCTGTTCGGTATCGTGTCGAAGAGAAATGGAATAGGCCCTCTAGTCCTGTTCGGTACCATGCCGAAGAGAAATGGACGAACCGGCCTTCAAGTCCGGTTAAGGAACATCCTCAACAAGTTATGGATTTTATTAGCAAAGTTCAAACTCAAGCCAGCCGACCAAACAAGTTCGGTCCTCTCAGCGCAACATATTGGCCCCAGACACCAGCCACGACCACCACAACCGTTGGTGGTCCATGGAACAACCAGAGTCATGGTGGGGGATGGTCCAAAGGACACGAGGCTAACCTTAGCCAACCAACCAACAACATCAACACTGCCGTGGAATACTTAAAGGAAGCTGTTAAACCACCTGCTTCCAGGTTTAATGGATATCCTAACACCATTGACAGCAGGGAAGCTGAAAGAAAATATGGCGGCTTGGCTGTCGGAACGTCGCCAATCGGAAGTTATGGCAGAACCATTGATAGCAGGGAAGCTGCAAGAAAATATGGTGGAACAGCAGTGTGA